One genomic window of [Clostridium] scindens ATCC 35704 includes the following:
- a CDS encoding sugar-binding transcriptional regulator, producing MRRKSITEEQKNEYRRVAYYYYKEGLTQEEIAKRMKMSRQRVNRIISSCIDLGIVTINIEGLDNSNLELETKLEDKYGLKEVRIINETADEQKIQELGIEGGKYLRSILKDNDIIGFSRGRNTSALVDFLPEDVEYPHNITVTQLMGSAIETNENTAVDETVYHFAAKLHAKASRLYAPIILSNEELRDSFIQEPYFEKSYEVIKKCDIAVVGIGTASSQWKHMISLYDIADKEQTEWAKDVAGEVCTHFYNSEGAAIEPPFRNRIISILLDDYMKIPVRIGVAGGKDKTEAIAAAIKGDYINVLITDLQTARQLME from the coding sequence ATGCGACGCAAAAGCATAACTGAAGAACAAAAAAATGAATACCGCAGAGTGGCGTACTATTATTATAAAGAAGGGCTTACACAAGAGGAAATTGCCAAACGAATGAAAATGTCAAGGCAGCGGGTGAACAGAATAATAAGCAGTTGTATAGACTTAGGCATTGTGACAATCAATATAGAAGGATTGGACAACAGTAATCTCGAGCTAGAAACCAAACTAGAGGATAAATATGGACTGAAAGAAGTACGGATTATTAATGAAACGGCGGATGAACAAAAGATACAGGAACTAGGTATTGAAGGGGGAAAATATCTCAGAAGTATTCTGAAAGATAATGATATCATCGGATTCAGCAGGGGGAGGAATACATCAGCATTGGTTGATTTTCTGCCGGAAGATGTAGAGTATCCTCACAATATAACAGTGACTCAGTTAATGGGAAGTGCCATAGAAACAAATGAAAATACAGCAGTTGATGAGACGGTATATCATTTTGCAGCAAAGCTGCACGCAAAGGCATCCCGTTTATATGCACCGATCATATTAAGCAATGAAGAGTTGAGGGATTCTTTCATACAGGAGCCGTATTTTGAAAAAAGCTATGAAGTTATAAAAAAATGTGATATTGCCGTGGTGGGAATAGGAACCGCCTCCAGTCAATGGAAGCATATGATTTCTCTTTATGACATTGCGGATAAGGAACAGACAGAATGGGCGAAAGATGTTGCCGGAGAGGTGTGCACACATTTTTATAACAGTGAAGGAGCAGCAATTGAGCCGCCTTTCAGAAACCGGATTATTTCGATTCTGCTGGATGATTATATGAAAATTCCGGTAAGGATAGGAGTAGCGGGTGGAAAGGACAAGACAGAGGCTATTGCTGCTGCAATAAAAGGTGATTATATCAACGTATTAATAACTGACTTACAGACAGCCAGACAATTAATGGAATAG
- a CDS encoding APC family permease, translating to MSNNENNQGGSLGLWTCVAMIAGGMIGSSIFSLSGLTITAAGPGAILTWALAAAIMLCYGLVCAELSTRFPKSGGVFVFPSKALGKTEEQGRLWGWFSTWGYINSNIVAISFAAIYVGTYLSVGFPIFEGKQIPLAIISILFIYALNSVKFALAGKVNNLLVLGLALTMIIYIVVAFVSGAWDGATLTPFFTQGSAGTTGFLAMVPTAMTGYGSIVAMAFMVSEVRNPNRNVPKSVLIAMIIVLCLYLGIILSTVGMVSAGFLMENPGMQFIPLYAAAFTKLASIPWISKLISIAALLALLTTMLTVMSLSSRAVQAVAEKGFMPAKLAENNKAGVPLYGATLITVPCLIIACFPQFTSTIVSFGALFAAVTISINIISLIVARKKFDLPEGAFHAPGGKVLPVVALGLIILCYIPDIIGGGWVIWAYSIAWYACGLIYYKVRNSKRNS from the coding sequence ATGTCAAACAATGAAAACAATCAGGGTGGTTCATTAGGACTTTGGACTTGTGTAGCAATGATTGCGGGAGGTATGATCGGAAGCTCAATCTTCTCATTGTCAGGGTTAACAATAACGGCCGCAGGTCCTGGAGCAATTCTTACGTGGGCACTTGCTGCAGCAATCATGTTATGTTATGGACTGGTTTGTGCAGAACTTTCAACAAGATTCCCAAAATCAGGGGGAGTATTCGTATTCCCGTCTAAAGCTCTTGGGAAAACAGAGGAACAGGGCCGTCTGTGGGGATGGTTCTCTACATGGGGATATATTAACTCTAACATTGTTGCAATTTCATTTGCAGCGATTTATGTAGGAACATATTTGAGTGTAGGGTTCCCGATATTTGAAGGAAAACAGATTCCGCTGGCAATCATTTCTATTCTTTTTATTTATGCATTAAACAGTGTAAAGTTCGCACTTGCAGGAAAAGTCAACAACTTATTAGTATTAGGTCTTGCACTGACAATGATTATTTATATCGTTGTTGCATTTGTAAGCGGAGCGTGGGATGGAGCTACATTAACACCGTTCTTCACACAGGGATCAGCCGGAACGACAGGTTTCCTTGCGATGGTGCCTACAGCTATGACAGGGTATGGCTCTATTGTAGCGATGGCATTCATGGTTTCCGAAGTTAGAAATCCGAATAGAAACGTACCGAAGTCCGTACTCATCGCAATGATTATTGTATTGTGCCTGTACCTTGGAATTATCTTATCTACAGTTGGTATGGTATCCGCCGGATTCCTTATGGAAAATCCCGGAATGCAGTTTATTCCATTATATGCGGCAGCATTTACAAAGCTTGCATCTATCCCCTGGATATCTAAACTGATTTCTATCGCAGCTTTACTTGCGCTTTTAACGACAATGCTTACTGTTATGTCTCTTAGTTCAAGAGCTGTACAAGCAGTAGCAGAAAAGGGATTTATGCCTGCAAAATTAGCAGAAAATAATAAAGCAGGTGTACCTTTATATGGAGCTACATTAATCACAGTTCCATGTCTGATAATTGCTTGCTTCCCACAGTTTACATCTACAATCGTAAGTTTTGGAGCATTATTTGCAGCAGTAACAATCAGTATTAATATTATTTCGCTTATCGTGGCAAGAAAGAAATTTGATTTACCTGAGGGGGCATTCCACGCACCAGGTGGAAAAGTACTTCCGGTTGTTGCTCTTGGATTAATTATTCTGTGCTATATTCCTGATATTATCGGCGGCGGATGGGTTATCTGGGCATATTCTATCGCGTGGTATGCTTGTGGATTAATTTACTATAAAGTAAGAAATAGTAAGCGTAATTCGTAA
- a CDS encoding aldehyde dehydrogenase family protein: MNPYSYVKNEPYKLYINGEFIIPEKEETFDVINPVTNEPFAKTYKAGKGEVEMAVKAAREAYDNGPWGKMSAKDRSKLLLKAGKILERRLEEFACIETLECGKLFGSVMNYEGAMCVDAFEYFAGKTRCIEGKVVPIDHNTINFVQWYPHGVVGEILPWNGPFMMGCHKICAILAAGNTAIVKPSSWASLSMLLLAEVFDEAGFPKGVVNVLSGSGAVIGNTLVESPDVDMVAMTGGTDTGKSIIGSSKDTVKEIALELGGKSPNIVFGDVDVDDVVKWARWAFTLNSGQVCVSGTRLILHRSIYEEFLAKLKIEAERMVPGDGFDPKTTLSTLIHKDHASTVWDYIQKGKDEGARLICGGEPYEDENLKKGNFVPVTVFADVTTDMTIFQEEIFGPVLCVTPFDTEEEAIAIANSTKYGLAGGVFTKDIKKGLRVAQAIDGGQIYVNSYFSKGMIESPGTGWRESGLGVAGIQKYMISKTIFVDTEDGSVPY, translated from the coding sequence ATGAATCCATATAGTTATGTAAAAAACGAACCATATAAATTATATATTAACGGGGAATTTATTATTCCGGAAAAAGAAGAAACATTCGATGTTATTAATCCGGTCACAAATGAACCTTTTGCCAAAACTTACAAAGCCGGAAAAGGCGAGGTGGAGATGGCAGTAAAGGCGGCAAGAGAAGCTTATGATAACGGACCATGGGGGAAAATGTCTGCAAAAGACAGAAGTAAATTACTCTTAAAAGCCGGAAAGATCTTAGAGAGAAGATTAGAAGAATTTGCATGTATAGAGACTTTGGAATGCGGTAAACTTTTCGGAAGTGTTATGAATTACGAAGGAGCAATGTGTGTAGACGCATTTGAATATTTTGCAGGAAAAACCCGTTGTATCGAAGGAAAAGTCGTTCCGATCGATCATAATACTATCAACTTTGTGCAATGGTATCCACACGGCGTTGTGGGAGAAATCCTTCCGTGGAACGGACCATTTATGATGGGGTGTCATAAAATCTGTGCGATTCTGGCAGCAGGTAATACAGCAATTGTAAAACCATCTTCATGGGCATCACTTAGTATGTTGCTGTTAGCAGAAGTATTTGATGAGGCTGGATTCCCGAAAGGAGTTGTCAATGTACTTTCAGGTTCAGGTGCTGTTATCGGAAATACATTGGTAGAAAGTCCAGATGTAGATATGGTAGCTATGACTGGCGGTACTGACACCGGTAAAAGTATTATCGGATCTTCTAAAGATACTGTAAAAGAAATTGCATTAGAACTTGGCGGAAAGAGCCCTAATATCGTATTCGGCGATGTTGATGTAGATGATGTTGTAAAATGGGCAAGATGGGCATTTACCCTTAATTCTGGCCAGGTATGTGTATCCGGTACACGTCTGATTCTTCATAGAAGTATCTATGAAGAGTTTCTTGCCAAATTAAAAATAGAAGCAGAAAGAATGGTTCCGGGTGATGGGTTTGATCCAAAGACTACGCTTAGCACGCTGATACATAAAGACCATGCATCAACTGTATGGGATTACATCCAGAAAGGAAAAGACGAAGGTGCAAGGCTGATCTGCGGCGGAGAGCCATATGAAGATGAAAACCTGAAAAAAGGAAACTTTGTTCCGGTAACTGTATTTGCAGATGTAACAACAGATATGACAATCTTCCAGGAGGAAATCTTCGGACCGGTACTTTGTGTAACGCCATTTGATACAGAGGAAGAAGCGATCGCAATTGCAAACTCTACAAAATACGGTCTTGCAGGGGGAGTATTTACAAAGGATATCAAGAAAGGCCTCAGAGTAGCACAGGCTATCGATGGTGGACAGATTTATGTAAATTCTTACTTCAGCAAAGGAATGATCGAATCACCAGGTACTGGATGGAGAGAAAGTGGACTTGGGGTTGCAGGTATTCAGAAATATATGATTTCAAAGACAATTTTCGTGGACACAGAAGACGGAAGTGTACCATATTAA
- a CDS encoding glycine/betaine/sarcosine/D-proline family reductase selenoprotein B, with protein sequence MADTGLHILEEKKGPALGMEPMWKGEMEIVKVLVCGDNFINTDTKFEEVLPTIKAEIQASDPDVFIAGPAFNAGRYGVACAKMCDYVKKELGIPSVTGMWWENPAVGMYGKDNYIISTTETASGMRKSLPKVAALALKLAKKEEIKAARFEGYLPTGHRYNEYHEKTGARRVTEILLDKLYNRPYKTEVPLRGFEQVLPAAKVENLADTTIALFTTGGLVPVGNPDKLKQAFSVNYGKYSIEGLDELKKGVYESIHGGYDTTDASNDPHRLIPLDVMRDLEAEGKIKSVFDYFYTTCGVGTNVETSKEMGRKLAEDLKKSGVSAAIFTSTUGTCTRCCATMAKELDRAGIPVAHITAFTSIALSVGSNRIVFGGDFTSPSGNPDLPIDREKAYRRRIIDKCLEVLTQDVAEPTLFTVDNEKESE encoded by the coding sequence ATGGCTGATACAGGATTACATATCCTGGAAGAGAAAAAAGGTCCTGCACTTGGCATGGAACCAATGTGGAAAGGCGAAATGGAAATTGTAAAGGTATTAGTGTGTGGAGATAATTTTATCAATACAGATACTAAATTTGAGGAAGTTCTTCCAACAATTAAAGCGGAGATCCAGGCAAGTGACCCGGATGTATTCATAGCAGGACCGGCATTTAATGCAGGCCGTTACGGAGTTGCATGTGCGAAAATGTGTGATTACGTGAAAAAAGAGCTTGGAATTCCAAGTGTGACAGGTATGTGGTGGGAAAACCCGGCGGTTGGTATGTATGGGAAAGATAACTACATCATTTCTACAACAGAGACTGCAAGTGGAATGAGAAAGTCTCTTCCAAAAGTAGCGGCTCTGGCATTAAAACTGGCAAAGAAAGAAGAAATCAAAGCAGCAAGATTTGAAGGATATCTCCCAACAGGGCATCGTTACAATGAATATCATGAAAAAACAGGTGCAAGACGTGTAACAGAAATCTTATTAGATAAGTTGTATAATCGTCCATACAAGACAGAAGTACCGCTTAGAGGATTCGAACAGGTACTACCGGCAGCTAAGGTTGAGAATCTTGCAGATACAACCATCGCACTTTTTACAACTGGTGGTCTTGTACCAGTAGGCAACCCGGATAAATTAAAACAAGCCTTCTCTGTAAATTATGGAAAATACAGCATTGAGGGACTTGATGAACTGAAAAAAGGTGTTTATGAGTCTATCCATGGCGGATATGATACAACAGACGCAAGTAATGATCCACATCGTCTGATTCCACTTGATGTTATGAGAGATTTAGAAGCAGAAGGAAAGATCAAATCTGTATTTGATTACTTCTATACAACTTGCGGAGTTGGTACCAACGTAGAGACAAGTAAAGAGATGGGGCGCAAACTTGCAGAAGATCTGAAGAAATCTGGTGTAAGTGCGGCAATCTTCACTTCTACTTGAGGCACTTGTACTCGTTGCTGTGCAACGATGGCTAAAGAGCTTGACAGGGCTGGTATACCAGTTGCTCATATTACAGCATTTACGTCAATCGCTCTCAGTGTTGGTTCTAACAGAATTGTATTTGGCGGAGACTTTACTTCCCCAAGTGGTAATCCGGACCTTCCAATTGACAGAGAAAAAGCATACAGAAGAAGAATCATTGATAAATGTTTAGAGGTTCTGACACAGGATGTAGCTGAGCCGACATTATTTACAGTAGATAATGAAAAGGAGAGTGAGTAA
- a CDS encoding glycine/sarcosine/betaine reductase component B subunit, whose translation MKKMSKTLTRQYFDIKDARFADKTSLENGVLSISKEELKAEVQSLMKAVKSVDFEIVKPGENTRIIHLLDTLQPMIKIEGEGQQYSGYFSDPHMVGEGTTNLLKGFAVMESAALPWDESSASSGLLYPRDAIIDMQGPIADVTPFSKTINLVIVYELEEGKSSIEYDTDIRNIGIKISTYLAAVTKDMEPDSKEDFSIDEVNPDLPNVVFVWNSQNQGPYSNTFIYGHPIDNLVPTLFHPNELMDGCVVSGNYVWPAFKVPTYLYVNSPILLELYKEHGKTINFRGVIFGRSHNPSNWHKTRCAQIAVKIAQYLDADGLIMAWEGGGNAAVDGMLTIQCAEKHGIKASTITFEFGGVDGTEGILLVDDVPEADAVISGGSIEKPFTIPDVDRVVGGDVLRLNKESGGFFPPSDKALKFEQTTHLYTGGNQAGASTLFAEQY comes from the coding sequence ATGAAGAAAATGAGTAAAACATTGACTCGTCAGTATTTTGACATTAAAGATGCAAGGTTCGCAGATAAGACATCTCTGGAAAATGGCGTGTTATCAATCTCCAAAGAGGAATTAAAAGCAGAGGTCCAGTCCTTGATGAAAGCTGTAAAATCTGTAGATTTTGAAATTGTAAAACCGGGTGAAAATACGCGTATTATTCATTTGCTGGATACTCTGCAGCCGATGATTAAGATTGAAGGCGAAGGACAGCAGTATTCTGGATATTTTAGTGATCCACATATGGTAGGCGAAGGAACAACAAATCTTTTAAAAGGATTTGCAGTAATGGAAAGTGCTGCTCTCCCATGGGATGAGTCGAGTGCAAGTTCTGGTCTTCTCTACCCAAGAGATGCCATTATAGATATGCAGGGACCAATCGCTGATGTCACACCATTTTCCAAGACAATCAACCTTGTAATCGTATATGAATTAGAAGAAGGAAAATCTTCTATCGAGTATGATACAGATATTCGTAACATTGGAATCAAGATATCTACTTATCTGGCTGCTGTAACAAAAGATATGGAACCAGACAGTAAAGAAGATTTCTCTATTGATGAAGTGAACCCGGATCTTCCGAATGTAGTATTCGTGTGGAATTCTCAGAACCAGGGGCCATATTCCAATACGTTTATCTATGGACATCCGATTGATAACCTTGTACCGACACTGTTCCACCCAAACGAGCTGATGGACGGATGCGTAGTAAGCGGTAACTATGTGTGGCCGGCATTCAAGGTTCCGACATACTTGTATGTAAACAGCCCGATTCTGCTTGAGTTATACAAAGAACATGGTAAAACAATCAACTTCCGTGGAGTAATCTTCGGCAGAAGCCATAACCCATCCAACTGGCACAAAACAAGATGTGCGCAGATAGCAGTCAAGATTGCACAGTACCTGGACGCAGACGGACTTATTATGGCATGGGAGGGCGGCGGAAATGCTGCAGTAGATGGTATGCTTACAATCCAGTGTGCGGAGAAGCACGGAATCAAAGCATCTACGATTACTTTTGAGTTCGGCGGAGTAGATGGTACAGAGGGTATTCTTCTTGTAGATGATGTACCGGAAGCTGATGCTGTTATCAGCGGGGGTTCTATTGAAAAACCATTTACAATTCCAGATGTTGACCGTGTTGTCGGCGGAGATGTACTTCGCCTTAATAAAGAATCCGGTGGATTCTTCCCACCGTCTGACAAAGCGTTAAAATTTGAACAGACGACACACCTGTATACAGGAGGAAATCAGGCAGGGGCAAGTACCCTGTTTGCAGAACAGTACTAG
- a CDS encoding MetQ/NlpA family ABC transporter substrate-binding protein, whose product MKKIISSMLIVVMFATMLVGCGKQTEENKETKTEEKKKIVMGGPAMFMDYIDFLPEVMAEKGYEVEIQVFDDVVTPDNALAEGSIDANFYQHKPYLDAYNEANGTDLYACEPYIMASYDCVVSKKYTSLDELPDGAKVAISDDASNLSANLHSLEFLGLIELKDIPEGSYYTTFDITKNPKNLEFVEVEMNSKYAILDDVDIAMVFYSNKSAEKYQCNILKILDDDPVVAFPVIVAVDGKNKDQQWVKDMMEAMTGEEMKAKLDELNTPNKAWRVLFEEK is encoded by the coding sequence ATGAAGAAAATTATTTCGAGCATGTTAATCGTAGTAATGTTTGCGACAATGCTGGTGGGATGTGGAAAACAGACGGAAGAAAACAAAGAAACCAAGACAGAGGAAAAGAAGAAAATCGTTATGGGAGGTCCTGCCATGTTCATGGATTATATCGATTTCCTTCCAGAAGTTATGGCAGAAAAAGGATATGAAGTGGAAATTCAGGTATTTGATGATGTGGTAACACCGGATAATGCTTTGGCAGAAGGTTCTATTGATGCTAATTTCTATCAGCACAAGCCATATCTGGATGCTTATAACGAAGCTAATGGAACGGACTTATATGCGTGTGAGCCATATATTATGGCGTCTTATGATTGTGTAGTCAGCAAAAAGTATACAAGTTTAGATGAACTACCAGACGGCGCAAAAGTAGCAATTTCAGATGATGCGAGCAATTTGTCTGCAAATCTGCACAGCCTGGAGTTCCTGGGATTAATTGAATTAAAAGATATTCCGGAAGGCTCTTATTATACAACATTTGATATCACAAAGAACCCAAAAAATCTGGAGTTTGTTGAAGTTGAGATGAATTCTAAATATGCGATTCTAGATGATGTGGACATTGCAATGGTATTCTACAGCAATAAATCAGCAGAAAAATATCAGTGTAATATATTGAAAATCTTAGATGATGATCCGGTTGTTGCATTCCCGGTAATCGTAGCTGTAGATGGTAAGAATAAGGACCAGCAGTGGGTGAAAGACATGATGGAAGCTATGACTGGCGAGGAAATGAAAGCAAAACTTGATGAATTAAACACACCGAATAAAGCATGGAGAGTTCTTTTTGAAGAGAAGTAA
- a CDS encoding methionine ABC transporter ATP-binding protein produces MIEICDLNKSFGELNVLKNINLTIPTGEIYGLVGRSGAGKSTLLRCMNGLEGYDSGSVKIDGIEVKDRDKDEMRDLRKEMGMIFQTFSLVSRRSVYQNVALPLKCWKYPKQEIDKRVKELLELVEITEKVDERPEVLSGGQKQRVAIARALALNPKILLCDEATSALDPKTTQSVLNLLQDINRKLGLTIVVVTHQMEVIRSCCDNVMILENGKISEQGSVKEIFLRRPVALLNLLGENSYLKGNYDQMISFLIKQDQTDVISYLFSTYPGHIKIVETSTNEYQNNVYTQYTIELDLPEECRKIKQFLIQSIFYGCSLKRGG; encoded by the coding sequence ATGATAGAAATTTGTGATTTAAATAAATCTTTTGGAGAGTTAAATGTATTAAAAAATATAAATCTTACAATACCAACAGGTGAAATATACGGACTTGTTGGCAGAAGTGGGGCTGGAAAGTCGACATTGCTGCGCTGTATGAATGGGTTGGAAGGATATGATTCAGGCAGTGTGAAGATAGATGGCATCGAAGTAAAAGACAGAGATAAAGATGAGATGAGAGATCTTCGCAAAGAAATGGGAATGATTTTTCAGACATTTTCATTGGTAAGCAGACGTTCTGTTTACCAGAATGTTGCGTTGCCATTAAAGTGTTGGAAATATCCTAAACAGGAAATAGATAAACGTGTAAAAGAATTACTTGAGTTAGTAGAAATTACTGAGAAAGTAGATGAACGCCCGGAAGTGTTGTCGGGAGGACAGAAGCAGCGGGTCGCTATCGCAAGAGCATTAGCCCTGAATCCGAAGATACTGCTATGTGATGAAGCGACTTCTGCATTAGATCCGAAGACTACGCAGTCCGTGCTGAATCTTCTGCAGGATATTAATCGTAAATTAGGTCTTACAATTGTCGTAGTAACTCATCAGATGGAAGTAATTCGTAGCTGTTGTGATAATGTTATGATTTTGGAAAATGGAAAGATTTCTGAACAGGGTTCGGTAAAAGAGATATTCTTGAGAAGACCTGTGGCTCTTCTTAATTTGCTGGGTGAGAATTCTTATCTGAAAGGAAATTATGACCAGATGATTTCGTTTTTAATAAAACAGGATCAGACAGATGTTATCTCATACCTATTTAGTACATATCCCGGACATATCAAAATTGTAGAAACAAGTACGAATGAGTATCAGAATAATGTGTACACACAGTATACAATAGAACTGGATTTGCCAGAAGAATGTCGGAAAATAAAGCAGTTTTTGATACAAAGCATATTTTATGGGTGCAGCCTGAAGAGAGGAGGCTAA
- a CDS encoding methionine ABC transporter permease, translating to MERLSLSEYITKVVWPAFGVTMRILIATVILATILGLIMAMLLTVTKKDGIKPNKFIFNTLDFLINIIRSFPFLILLVSLVPVTRFIMGTSIGERAAIFPLTVSMSPFVARLIASHMDSVEKQLIEAAQSFGALPRQILWHVIMVEAVPGIVSVISFTFVTGLGATTAAGMVGAGGLGSIAMRYGYSNFNDKIMYSTVLILIILVQIIQYIGDWVYRKVK from the coding sequence ATGGAACGGCTTAGCTTATCTGAATATATAACCAAAGTTGTCTGGCCTGCATTTGGAGTGACAATGCGGATTCTGATTGCAACGGTTATTCTGGCAACCATATTAGGGCTTATCATGGCTATGCTTCTTACGGTTACAAAGAAGGATGGAATAAAGCCTAATAAATTTATTTTCAATACACTGGACTTTCTTATTAATATTATACGCTCTTTTCCGTTTTTGATATTATTGGTTTCACTTGTACCGGTGACGAGATTTATTATGGGAACATCTATCGGGGAAAGAGCAGCTATTTTTCCACTGACAGTGTCAATGTCTCCTTTTGTTGCACGATTAATTGCGTCTCATATGGACAGTGTCGAAAAACAATTGATAGAGGCGGCGCAGTCCTTTGGTGCTCTGCCACGCCAGATACTGTGGCATGTTATTATGGTAGAAGCTGTTCCTGGAATTGTATCAGTTATAAGTTTTACATTTGTGACAGGATTAGGAGCAACAACAGCTGCTGGTATGGTCGGTGCAGGTGGACTGGGAAGTATTGCAATGCGGTATGGGTATAGCAATTTTAATGATAAAATTATGTATTCCACAGTTTTAATTCTAATTATTCTAGTTCAGATTATTCAATACATTGGAGATTGGGTTTATAGAAAGGTGAAATAG
- a CDS encoding uroporphyrinogen decarboxylase family protein, with amino-acid sequence MEKMNKEFGTAAVGIGVGLKSIGEAVGSTLRYPEDGLDFVTDHILKDYDQLDDMKVVDPYKCSNLKKIMDDFRKSKERFPNWGSGNNVAGPMTTATSIRSLEAILKDSVRRKEDLHRLLDYCVECNLSWIRAVTKEFGVLPVNIAEPAASLSVLSKKQFLEFEKPHLQDMIAGIKEITGRMPTTHICGKTKGIWEDLIEMGFTSLSVDNSEDLEEVKHCVGDRMRISGNVPPVEVLKYGTIDEVIASVISCLKKGSDSPMGYALAAGCQVPPGVPRENLYAYIYAARKYGRGAKKGCLPKGLSETV; translated from the coding sequence ATGGAAAAGATGAATAAAGAGTTTGGTACAGCGGCAGTAGGAATCGGAGTTGGCTTGAAGTCAATTGGAGAAGCAGTAGGCTCTACTCTGCGTTATCCGGAGGATGGTTTGGATTTTGTAACAGATCATATATTAAAGGATTATGACCAGCTTGATGATATGAAGGTAGTGGATCCATATAAATGTTCAAACCTCAAGAAGATCATGGATGATTTTAGAAAATCAAAAGAAAGATTCCCCAATTGGGGGTCAGGAAACAATGTGGCAGGTCCTATGACAACAGCTACATCTATACGGAGTCTTGAGGCAATCTTAAAGGATAGTGTAAGACGTAAAGAAGATCTGCATAGATTGTTAGATTACTGTGTAGAATGTAATTTGAGCTGGATACGTGCTGTGACAAAAGAATTCGGAGTGCTTCCGGTTAACATTGCAGAACCGGCAGCTTCTCTGAGTGTGCTGAGTAAAAAGCAGTTCCTGGAATTTGAAAAGCCTCACTTGCAGGATATGATTGCTGGTATCAAGGAAATTACAGGCAGAATGCCTACAACACATATATGTGGAAAAACGAAAGGAATATGGGAAGATTTGATCGAGATGGGCTTTACATCTTTAAGTGTTGATAATAGCGAAGATCTGGAAGAAGTAAAGCATTGTGTGGGAGATAGAATGAGAATTTCCGGTAATGTTCCGCCAGTAGAAGTGTTGAAGTATGGAACAATTGATGAAGTTATTGCGTCTGTAATTAGTTGCTTGAAAAAAGGAAGTGACAGTCCGATGGGTTATGCTTTAGCAGCAGGATGCCAGGTTCCGCCAGGAGTACCAAGAGAGAATTTGTATGCATATATCTATGCGGCAAGGAAATACGGAAGGGGAGCGAAAAAAGGCTGTCTTCCAAAAGGACTAAGTGAAACTGTATAG
- a CDS encoding ABC transporter permease subunit, with product MINTTLLKKEFKSNYILLLIFLAVLSMYSCMIIAMFDPKLGDSLRAMAESMPQLFSAFGMADVGTTLLESIIGYLYGILFTAFPGVFIILLSNRLIARYVDNGSMAYLLSVPHKRSKLAGTQAFFMVACLLAMAVYVTLLILIVSEALFPGKLEKTAFLRVNVGLLGLFLFFGGICFFFSCLFNESRYCTGASSAIVVYSILMQMISQVGDKFENLKYATPLTLFDPDGLATSKSDAFLGCLILYAVGILCYLIAIAHFSRKNLSI from the coding sequence ATGATTAACACGACCTTATTAAAAAAAGAATTCAAATCCAACTATATACTGCTTCTCATATTTCTTGCCGTTTTAAGCATGTATTCCTGCATGATCATTGCCATGTTCGACCCTAAGCTTGGCGACAGCCTGCGAGCCATGGCCGAGAGCATGCCCCAGTTGTTCTCCGCGTTTGGAATGGCAGATGTAGGAACCACGCTGTTGGAGTCTATCATAGGCTATTTATATGGTATACTGTTTACAGCGTTTCCAGGAGTCTTCATCATCCTCCTATCCAACCGGCTTATTGCAAGATATGTAGACAATGGCTCTATGGCATATTTGCTGTCCGTTCCTCATAAGCGAAGCAAGCTGGCAGGGACACAGGCCTTTTTCATGGTCGCCTGCCTTCTTGCGATGGCAGTATACGTCACTCTCTTGATACTTATCGTTAGTGAAGCGCTCTTCCCCGGCAAGTTGGAAAAGACCGCCTTCCTGCGGGTAAATGTCGGGCTTTTGGGATTGTTCCTCTTTTTTGGGGGAATCTGCTTCTTCTTTTCCTGCCTTTTTAATGAAAGCAGATACTGCACGGGAGCATCGTCTGCAATCGTTGTGTACTCCATCCTGATGCAGATGATTTCCCAGGTAGGGGACAAATTTGAGAATCTAAAGTACGCTACGCCGCTCACCCTCTTTGATCCGGACGGCCTGGCCACCTCCAAAAGCGATGCCTTTCTCGGATGCCTGATCCTGTATGCCGTCGGGATTCTTTGCTACCTGATCGCAATCGCGCATTTCAGCCGGAAGAACCTGTCTATATAG